AGCCCACAATAAAGTTCCACAATGTCATGGAGCCATCATGGAGATAACAGACCCGCCCCTCAGCCCTCGATGACATCACTCAGCCCAGGGCTGGCACTCAGGGCATTGGGGCAGTCGTCTGACAGGGCTGGAGGAAcgttttgtgggcccggcgccaaacatatttgtggtcccccatggaggcaatggagcctTGTACGGGGGGTtggtccccagagcgaggggccagccggaGGCAATGGGGCCTGGCAtgactggggcactgtttacaaactggcagttgccagatgcacagtgccccgcctggccctgtgctgccagagtgccccttccccttgggggcGGGCCCATACTGCACCACACAGCCCCCCCTGCCAACACCGGAACACCCCTCCCCAtttccctatggccagagcccccccagactcactatgccctcccctcccccacaactgcccagcaccctgcacaacaccaccctcgcccagcgcccccctgcccacagccccaccaccagggccgtccttaggatttatggggccctacacagtattattaaactggtgcccctatgcccgagttggggcacagccaccacctccgCCCGCAGACCCCcagaagaccccccccccaatgctgacACACACTGAGCTTCATACGCAGCAGATGCGGCGGCAGCCGGGGATTGCAGCCCGGGAGGGAGGGACGAGGCACCAAAGGACACCGAGCCGCCCGGCCCGTCTCACGGCAGCGGAGCGTCACAGTTCACTACAGATCCCCGTGTACCCTCTCCCTTGTGCACAATGCGCCCGCCGGTGCATTCGGCTCTGGGAATATGGCCCTGTCTAAGGAGACTGCAGCACGCGCTGCGTGTGCGGGAGCCGACCCGCCCTTACCTGCTGGCCCGGTGGTGGCCCAAATTTTCCAGTgccctaaggacggccctgcccaCCGCAACTGCCTAGTACCCCACACAGAAGCTCcattccctagtgccccaacacagacAGATCTTCCCTGtcacctcacagcccagcaccccccaaagacccactccccaccctctgcctcctggccgcactcactggccctgctgggaggtgactgtgtctctcgggctgagccggcagcgcagccaaGGCTGGTCCCAGGGCAGGGAATTGCTCCGGTCCTCGGGAGTGctgcgatcagccaggccagggcccacTCTGCTCGGGCTCCCTCAGGCCCCACTTCCCTGGAGCGGCCCAGGCAAGCTCCCCACACTGtcacccccacacatacacctgtctgagactggccaggcttctgtaCCAGTTCCACTTAGCTCAGTTCTGGGGAGACAGGCCATACCCGGAGCCGTAGGGGCACAGGGGTCCagccagggggtggagaggagcagggggtggggccagggggtgtAGAGGAGCCCTCGGCCTGAGGAGCAACTGATGGGTGGAGGGGAGCCAGTGGGGTCTCGGGGCGAAGGGCAAGTGGAGCGGGCTgtggccccttctgagcatgggcccagctccatggagccgctggtgccattgtaaacccgaCACTGGGGTTGTAGAAAGGAACATGACGGGATTCATTGGGATAGCTCAGGGAAAGGTGGCTGCTGAGGGAGAAGCAGAGGCATGTTCGTGGAGGTTCAAGGGGACACTAGGGTCACAGAACGCAGGTCCCACTGAATCAGATTTGTCCCAGGACTTCCCAAAGTCTTCTGTGACACAGAAACCTCTTTGTGCCACCTGGCAGAAggcaagggggtgagggggggagagtttttcagggatcccctgggtcaggtATGTGCAGAACAATTCACTGAAGGATGGCAGCTAAGGTGTCTGCTGAGAGCCAGGAGTCATCAGCGtctttgtgaaatgtatgtaggaTCATGTTTAAGAAGTGACGTATTTATACTGGAAATTACGTCTTAAAGCTTTTGAAGTGAAAGGCAGGTCACCAGGTGGTGACATGCCTCGGACAGGtgcttctctctctgtctgatCATTGTGTGCTGTGATCTCAGCGTGTAAGTTTATTTTCATATACAGCCACCAGCTAATCAAGGTTGTGAAATCGACAAGCGACCGTGAAATCGACAAGAAGGCGCACACGGTATAGGAACAATGATCAAAGGACTCTTTTGCGATATCTGGGGTTGCAAAGAGACAGGCCGGATCCTTCTCCTAGGAAGCAAGTTGTGTGTTTGCCTAGGAACAGAAGGTCACAGCCAAGCAGGCCAGAAAGGATCTTTGGGGGAGCAACCCTCAGTCTTTGGTTAATTGCCTAGGCCCTAGGATATGGGCTGTGATTTTATTTGACATGTAACTTTTGGTTTCCAGTTACTCCTATTAGCTGTTATTGTAAATCTCCTCTTTGTTTAATCAACGTTTGCTTGCCTTCTCCCAGAGCAGCTCTCCGGGCTGTTTCAGTCGAGCGGGGATCTGAGGTGTAACCGGCACACCGGGCGGTGCTGTTCCTTGGGAGAAAACACAGCGAGTGTCCAGTGCCCAGGGGCTCCAGACAGAAGTTGCTTGGCAGACTTGGGAGCTGGAGTGCGCCTATCGCTAACCTGCAGAGGGACCGCGGGGTCGGCCCAGGCTGAGGTTTGACTGCTTGTGTCGCCTGTGGCtggtggaggtggggagctggCCCCTGGCTAGCCCAGGTGGCTCTCTCACGGGGAGAGCAGAGGGTAGCAGGGTGCCTCCCAGCCCTGGGTACCCCCGGGAAGTGTCACAGTGGAGttcagcagtgctgggggggacaGAATTTAGGAATCATGTGGCACATTCATCCTCACGCCCCCCATGACTCAGAGCTCagctccccatacacacacccatGATATGGATTTGCAGGGGGCCGAaagggttccctagggaggtggtggaatctccttccttagaggtttttaaggcccggcttgacaaagccctggctggggtgatttagttgggaattggtcctgctttgagcagggggttggactagatatctCCTGAGGGGAGCTGGAAAATGGGGTTACATTTGAagtttttgccccccccccgtgcagtatttccattctgaaatggTGCCTCATGCTCTGCTGAGTGGACCAGGCTCCCCGTCTGGACATCTCCCACGATGGACTGGCAGCTCCTCGCTTAGCAAGGGGAGGCCGTGCATCATGGCGGTTGTATGTCCATGGTGTATCACGGGAGTCTGACCAGGGCCTAGCCCAAAAGCACGAGTCACccaactacagctcccatgaggttCCCTGGTGGCATTTGAGAATGGAAATATTTCGGATTTGGGACATACCCTTTTTGATGGTAAGTTTTTGACCAGCCGTCGTCTGGATGCTGCAGCTTCAGTCTCTTGAGCCCAGGGCCGctgcttccactaggtgaccctaagcggttgcctagggtggcaggatttggggggcggcattttgccacctTCGGGGGGTCCatctgctccgggtcttctgtGGAAATTCGGCAGtggatccttcactcgctctgggaccccccgccgaagtgccccaaagacacgGAGCAGAAGGAACCccaccgccgaatgctcagaggtggagctgccacctagggcggcaaaatccctggcgccgctcctgcctggGCCTCTTTTAATCCCTGACCAGGCTGCTGAAGGTGCCCGTGAAAAGGGCAGCTGAGTTGTGTTGACACCTGTCCTGCTGGTAACGGGACTGAGCCTCCCACACCTCGTCTCTGACGTCCCCTGGCGAGAGACCTGGCTGTGGTGTGGAAGAGGATCTAGGGTTCTGTCCGCTGAGCCCATTCGGTCGTGACAGAAACAGCTTCTAAGACCAAAGATGAGTCCAAGTTGATTCCATTTGACTAACCTTCGCCCCGGGATGCTCTCTCCATGTACAGGGTCGGCTGGTAGGTCCCTCTTCAGCAGATAGACGGATTTTTATTAAACTTTCCACCCAGACTGTAATGTACAGATCCCAGCTAGACAACAAACATCTGGATCatcactgagggcatgtctatgTTGCAGCAGCGACTCTCAGAGCTTGTGTCAACTGGCTCGGGCTTGTGGAGCTCATGCGACaaggctaaaaatagccgtgtagacGTTCCATGCCAGGCTGGAAACCCAGCAaggggagagggtctcagagcccggacTCCGTCCTGGGtgtgaacgtctacactgctatttttagcccaacAGCATGAGCCCCATGAACCCAAAGCAGTTGACCTTGGCTCTGCGACTCGCTGCCATGGGGTTatttttttgcaatgtagacataccccgagTGGCCAGGTGAGCAGCCCTGGGCTTCAAAAACATCTGGAGCAGCAGTGTGTGTTATGGTCAGCGCTGGAGTTCATAAACATCTGGAGCATTAAGACAGGCAGTGCTGGAGTTCATAAACATCTGGAGCATTATTGAGTGTTCACATAGGGTGTGTCGAGGATTCATAAACATCTGGAGTATTTCAGATGGGCCGCATTTGGGTTCATACACATCTGGAACATTACTGAAGGTTTAAATAGGATATGGttggggtaaggaacccaggaTTTCCTAGCCGTGGTGGGGCAGGATTGGAGACTGCCACGGGGCAGGCTGGATGTTCCTCAGGCCTTCGCCATCCTTTAGGAGGAAGGTGGGGTCTCCAGGAATGGTGGAGGTGCTCACATGTGGCAGGCTGGTGATCATCACAACCTCTGTCCGCATCGGGGGAGTGGCTGCTTGTGCCGGTGGCCCCTGGGAAGCCTGGCTGGCATAGCTGAGGGCCAGCTGCTCCAAACGTCTCTTCTTGAAGAAGGCCTGGGTGGTGGCGTGGAGCGGCTGCAGGATGCGAGGCACGGGTTTGCCTGGGTGCAGGAAGAAGTCGAAGCCGGAGCAGTCGGTGGGGTCACAGGATGGCTGCAGGGATGCCTCCCCTTCAGCTGGCCAGGTGAAAGGGAATGGCAGGGTGAAGTCCTCGGTCAGCACTCGGATGGCAAAGTCATCATCCTTGCCAAATTCCTTGTAGGCCCTCTGGATGCTGTGGAAATGCTCCTCCCACTTCTTGGTGTCTCCATCATAGATGTCTGGGAAGGACCCCGTCAGGCTCTTTACCAACACTGAGGGTGAGGACACTGTGGCATCCGTCAGGCTGTAGATGAGCCCTGGGTTGTGGCTTGGCAGGGCTGTCTGGTTGAAGATGGGTGGTGGGAGTAGCAGGAATTCTTGCTGGccgccccctcctcttcctcctttggCCTTGGAGGTGATGGCTGAGGCAGGAGCAGCTGGGTTCCCTCCATTGCCTGCACATGTACAACCAAAACATGGAGGTGAAAGTCCCAGGGAGGGGAACGAGGGAACAGGCAGTGTTGTGTGGAGGGGAGACCAACATGGGGCAGGAAAGGGAGTGGAGGAGCAGTGAGGGGATGGAGGATGGGGGTGAGAGGTAGAGAGACAGCAGAAGGGATGTAGGATGGGGTGGGTGGTCCAGAAGCAGAGAAGGTCTTGGTTGACTTGAGCATGGGCATGGTCCACCTCCATTGAGAGTGGGAGAGCCATCTGGCCTGCGTGTTATTCTACCATGCCCTCTTCTTAGTCAGCTCCAGAAACGACTGGGTCCCTCCCACACTCCATCCCCCATATTTACCATTCAGTACCTTGGCTCTGAGGTGAGTAACTGAACTGGCCTGGGGCTGAGGAAGCCATTACTCACATGGCCTAGCAGAACCTCCAGGGACTTGTTTACTACAATCGTCTGGGAAACGACAGGGGCTCTGGGGTGACATCacacaggagaaaggagaggggagGTGATAGCTGAAGATAACACAGAACAGGAAAAGGGTTGCTGCACCACTAGAATGTAGAACTTGGTTACATACCCCTCTTTCTTGCACCTCCTCAGCTGAGCTCTTTGCCGAAGCACAGGCTTTTCACAGAATTGCACAGAGTGAAACCTCAGGGCTGTTACGCAAAACCCCGAACTTAGGTATTAACAGTTCCCAGGCAGcttcagagagagacagagagagagagagagtccagtgCAATGTCTTATAAACTAACACTGAACATATGCAAACACTGCAAATAGTATCTGGTATACTTCTGAATCATTTTTAAACACAAGCTATTTGGTAGTAAATCTAGCCCTTATACAGCCTTCCCACTTTGGTGCTGTTGCATATATTTAAATACAAGCTTTCAACATAGCCTTTACACGTTAGCACACACATAGCAAACCTGGTGCTCTCTGATCTTCTTTCTGAGATGAGATCTCAGTCTTCATAACAGGTAGCATGTGTCACCTTCACTGCTTGCAAAGAACGGCAGCATCTTGATTCTTTCCCAAACGCTTGCCTTATCAGCAAACCAAAGTCTAAAACTCCTTACATACCAGCCCTTGGATTAATAACAGGGAGGGAGATGATCCCCAAATTGGACTAGCTGGCTTCTAACTTTCCATGTTCTGTGAGATCCAATAGGTACCTCCGCAGTACTCTCTACAGATGTTGTGGTGGGAAATTTCCCTGGTTTGTGTCCCTTCCAGTTGATCTTGCATGAAGTTGACTCCTCTTGTTTGGGTCTAATTCCTCTGATTGAGGATTGAGTTCTGATTGCAGACATTTCCTTTCTATGGCTTGGGTCATTTGAGCACAATAAAACTGACCTATAGCGAACTCTAGTGTTTCTTCTATTCCCATGTGGTGCATATGTTCTCATGGATTCCTTCTAATGCTGTCTCAATGAGTGTAGGGAATCACTATCCCAAATCTTCTCTGTTCTGAATCTTTTTGTAAAAAACCCCATTGGAGGGTTATACCCCAAAAAGTATAGACAGATCTTatatttctccttctcctcctcacctGACTGGGTCCAGGGCCAGACTCCAGGGAGTGAATCATGTGTCCTATATGCCTATTTTGTCAGTGCAAAACTTTCCAATCAATGGGAATAGAATCTTGGGCATTTGTCCTTCCAAGCTATGGTCTTGGGGTTTGAAACTCTTGTGCTATGCTGAGTCTTCTCCAGGATTGTCCTCCTGACACCCAGTTTGTACTCTGTGCATCTACGTGATTGTTTTGCTGGCTGTCTTCTTCACACAAATCCTCCAGCAGGCAGCTGTGCTGTTGGTGCACTAAACTGGGGTGAGGTAAGTTCTCACAGTCTTGTACTAAATGATCTTGCTGTCCACAGTTGACACACATCCATCCTTTTGTCCATCTTAGTACTGCTGACTTACCAGTTCCCTTAGGCTTCTCAGGGGTTAAAATGTCCTGAATTGGGTGGAGCAGGCCTTGGCCTAGTATCTGCGACTGAGccaactgctgctgcagaggTTTCCCTTTCCAGTCTATCTCCGAACTCCTCTCACCGCTACAGGATGTTCTTTCCCGTTCCTTCACGCACTGACGGCCAGCTTTACTCAGGAGTTGCCCCTTCTCATCACAGCACTCTTTCTCCATAGATCTCCCTTGAAGCAAGAGCTCTTCATAGGGAATGTTTCTCTGTTGACCCTATGGATTCTGGATTCTGAGTACGATTTGTAATGATTTGTGCAACAGCCTAATTCGAACTAGTCTTGTATATCCAAATCCAGTTCTGTATCTTCTGTATCAAGCCTCAAGAGTTTCTTGGACTAATGAATGGAGTCTAGTGAGTTAGAGCAGTGCGACTGTAAACCAGGACCCCTGCATTATATTCCCGGTGATGGGGGAaggtggggcctagtggttaatAGATTCATAGCTTTTAAGGACAAAAAGGACcattaggatcatctagtctggcctcgtgcataacacaggccaaagagccTCACCCatcatttctgcatcaagcccataagtTATAGACCAATCAGAAATGATCTTTTAAAAAGCTGTACAGTCTTCAGTCTGGGGagagatgtggggctgggagtcaggacacctgggtcctaTTCTCAGGGCTGCACAGGGTGTAGAATCTAGTAGGTTAAAGCAGTAACTCCTTGATTCTACTCCCAACTGGGAAAGGCAGGAGTGTGCACAAggaggggcaagcaggggcagtcccccccaccccccaataatCGTCAGGGGCACAGAACTcgtccagccctggggctgcggttggggggagggaagagtgagCTCCTGCTGGTGCCTGGGCGGGTGTGATTGCAAAAAAAGGTGTCAAAGTTAAATTTCTGCGCACTCCCCTGCTGGGAGGGAAGTGAGGTCTAGTGGGTTGGAGCAGGAGGacctgggagacaggactcctgggttctctcccgggctctgggagggatacggtgtttagtggttagagcaggagacgAGGGCTCAGCATTCCACACAACAGAGGAAATGGGAGTGTTGAGGAATCTTTAGAAGCCCACAATCGCAGGACATCTGCCTGTCTGTAACACTCAGTAGACACCATCAAAACCAATCCCTTCTGCACTTTTCAGTCAGGAacaccccttccttccctttaAGAAACCCACAAAAGAAGAGCTTCCTGCCCCGTGCAGAGTCAGTCTGTGCAGACTGCAGCGACTGTGTCAGGGTCCTGGCCCTGGACAGAGATTAACTCTTAAAAGCCACATCCCACCAACACGCAGGTAAGAAAGTCCCAtacccctcatccctgcctcagtACATTGGAGGCTGGATCAGTACTGGGAATAGGCCCCGTTCACTGGGGCTCTATGGAGCCCTTGCTGGGGGTCTATAGGGAGCTGGCTGGTTCCATGTTGCTGACCCGTCTTATTTCTAGCAGCTAAATCATGGTAACAGGAGCCAGAAACAAATGGAATGTTTTCTGAAAAGTATTTTAGCTGTAAGCAATTTCTGTAGTTGCCACAGTGACATTACGAAGCCATGAATGGGAGAGTGGGAAGGGCAAGGcaatggggaacaggggggcaggcagggcttggtGATTGGAAATGGGAAGGGAGACAGGGTTGAGTGTTGGAGACCAGGTGGGGAGATGGGAGGCAGTCAAGGGGCAACCAGAGGGCAGGTGGGGTCAGGCAAGAGGGAACGGGAGAGGAGGCAAGGTCTGCTGAGGGGGAAtgtgaggggaggtgggagctggTGGGGCCGGGTAAGGGGAAACAGGAGTGTAGACGGAGGTTTGGAGGGTGAGGACTGTGGTGGCTGGGCGATGGGGAATGAGAAGTCAGGTGTCAAGTGAATGGGAATGAAAGTGGAAATGGGAGGGGAGGCATTTCCACCTGGAAATGGCCAATGGGCAGGGAGGTGTCTATGAGACAGTCTCTCTTAAACTGTCAAGgcagcttccccactctgaactttagggtacagatgtgggggcctgcatgaaaacttctaagcttaactaccagcttagatctggtccgctgccaccactcccaatgtgctaattcccttccctgggtagccttgagaggctcttcaccaattccctggtgaatacagatccattCCGTGAAAAAGATTGAGAAGCCCTGATCAAATCCACAGGAttggggtttattttagccaaCTTGGGTTTAAAATGTTAGTGCCAATTGCTCTGAAAATTTGAACCTTTCCGAGCTCTGCCTTGGTCCTGGGATGCAGTGGGGCATTTATATATTTCCTCAGTAGCTTGTGAGACATTTAGAAATCCTATAGACACTCACTTGCCTTCATTAGGATCGTATGGATGAAGATATATTGTGGAATTATTTTAGAATATATTAGCTAGttgagctgggcaggaaacaaaTATGTCATTTCTCAGAAAATGCTGTGATTATGAAAAAGAATTCCAGTCTGACccgaaatacaaataataacatgCAATATT
Above is a window of Chrysemys picta bellii isolate R12L10 chromosome 20, ASM1138683v2, whole genome shotgun sequence DNA encoding:
- the LOC135976878 gene encoding uncharacterized protein LOC135976878 — encoded protein: MEVDHAHAQVNQDLLCFWTTHPILHPFCCLSTSHPHPPSPHCSSTPFPAPCWSPLHTTLPVPSFPSLGLSPPCFGCTCAGNGGNPAAPASAITSKAKGGRGGGGQQEFLLLPPPIFNQTALPSHNPGLIYSLTDATVSSPSVLVKSLTGSFPDIYDGDTKKWEEHFHSIQRAYKEFGKDDDFAIRVLTEDFTLPFPFTWPAEGEASLQPSCDPTDCSGFDFFLHPGKPVPRILQPLHATTQAFFKKRRLEQLALSYASQASQGPPAQAATPPMRTEVVMITSLPHVSTSTIPGDPTFLLKDGEGLRNIQPAPWQSPILPHHG